One genomic window of Bradyrhizobium sp. CCGE-LA001 includes the following:
- a CDS encoding ThiF family adenylyltransferase, with protein MTNFNIVFIEQQEADLRDLLHETKDVEGAAYVLLRECKITIDPWERRSRTKFVVREIVPIAAEHRVSSSGQHVSWDTGGFVALLQRCQREELVLAIAHCHPHGPRDFSEQDDRNEAELLRTACNRNGPATKLVSILFYDDGGIRARVWQYPKHKEDCKSVAVLGERLRFHFPTAPSPASEVFARQVLAFGPSLMSQLKALRVGIIGAGGTGSATAMLAARAGAAQILVVDDDIVEPTNLNRLHGANQSDADAMMSKADVAAREIARMGLGVRVVPLKGWANAPHVQDALKSCDIIFCCTDDNSGRIFLNRLAYFYFIPVIDMGLAMAVAKPPAVGMADISARVTTILPPETCLLCRDVVDTDLAREEDLRRRNPIEYDRQKREAYVRGEGNPNPAVVTFTTEVACMAVNELLNRIVGYRKREMGSEHRRRFLFCEDRATSASPRNSCSICASKLYWGMADVEPFLDLVG; from the coding sequence GTGACTAACTTCAATATCGTCTTCATTGAACAGCAGGAAGCTGACCTGCGCGATCTCCTTCATGAAACGAAGGACGTCGAAGGCGCTGCTTACGTGCTATTGCGCGAGTGCAAAATCACGATCGACCCTTGGGAGCGACGCTCGCGAACCAAGTTTGTGGTGCGCGAAATCGTGCCGATTGCTGCCGAGCATCGTGTTTCGTCCAGCGGACAACACGTCTCCTGGGATACAGGGGGGTTCGTTGCACTCTTGCAGCGTTGCCAGCGCGAGGAACTCGTCCTCGCTATTGCTCACTGCCATCCACACGGGCCGAGAGACTTCTCCGAGCAGGACGACAGGAACGAGGCGGAATTGCTCCGAACCGCCTGCAATCGCAACGGACCTGCAACAAAACTCGTCAGCATCCTTTTCTATGACGACGGCGGTATTCGCGCGCGCGTTTGGCAGTATCCCAAGCACAAAGAGGACTGCAAATCGGTTGCGGTGCTAGGTGAGCGGCTCCGGTTTCACTTCCCAACCGCGCCCTCTCCGGCCTCCGAGGTCTTCGCACGTCAAGTACTCGCTTTTGGACCGTCTCTGATGTCACAGCTCAAGGCACTGCGCGTCGGCATTATCGGTGCTGGCGGCACCGGCAGCGCGACGGCAATGCTGGCTGCGCGCGCTGGCGCCGCCCAGATTTTGGTGGTGGACGACGACATTGTGGAGCCGACCAATCTAAACCGCCTCCACGGGGCGAACCAATCTGACGCCGATGCAATGATGAGCAAGGCCGACGTCGCCGCCCGCGAAATCGCCAGGATGGGTTTGGGCGTTCGCGTAGTCCCCCTCAAGGGCTGGGCCAACGCGCCCCACGTTCAGGATGCGCTGAAATCCTGCGACATCATCTTCTGCTGCACCGATGACAACTCTGGCCGAATTTTCCTCAATCGGCTGGCGTACTTCTACTTTATCCCCGTCATCGACATGGGACTTGCCATGGCAGTCGCCAAGCCGCCTGCCGTTGGAATGGCGGATATCTCGGCACGAGTGACGACAATTCTTCCCCCGGAGACCTGCCTGCTCTGCCGCGACGTGGTAGATACTGACCTCGCGCGCGAGGAGGATCTGCGGCGGCGCAATCCCATAGAATACGACCGCCAGAAGCGCGAAGCCTACGTCCGCGGTGAAGGCAATCCGAATCCCGCAGTGGTCACGTTCACGACTGAAGTCGCCTGCATGGCCGTGAATGAGCTTCTGAATCGCATCGTCGGCTACCGGAAGCGTGAGATGGGCAGCGAGCATCGCCGCCGCTTCCTCTTCTGCGAAGATCGAGCCACTTCCGCCTCTCCTCGCAATTCCTGCTCTATTTGCGCGAGCAAGCTCTACTGGGGCATGGCAGATGTTGAACCGTTCCTGGATCTGGTCGGATGA
- a CDS encoding E2/UBC family protein translates to MAVLPIRDRNYLTERGLAFEEVDGSEKGVIFRDYVLPVGRFDQAKADILVLLPPGYPDVRPDMFFAMPWIKLSRSSQYPRAADQAHDYQGRRWQRWSRHNDQWRPGVDGIWTMLRRIDTALEAAA, encoded by the coding sequence ATGGCAGTCCTTCCCATTCGTGACCGCAATTACCTGACCGAACGCGGCCTCGCGTTCGAAGAGGTCGACGGCAGCGAAAAGGGCGTGATCTTTCGGGATTACGTCCTTCCCGTCGGGCGCTTCGATCAGGCCAAAGCTGACATCCTGGTTCTTCTGCCACCCGGATATCCCGACGTACGACCCGACATGTTCTTCGCGATGCCCTGGATCAAGCTTTCCAGGTCTTCGCAGTATCCGCGAGCCGCCGATCAGGCCCATGATTATCAGGGCCGCCGCTGGCAGCGCTGGTCGCGGCATAACGATCAGTGGCGGCCGGGCGTCGACGGAATCTGGACAATGCTCCGGCGCATTGACACAGCACTGGAGGCAGCGGCGTGA
- a CDS encoding DUF2958 domain-containing protein encodes MKRFARDVGVWLGTELDSDGDTPFGLADLGEPELGSFSLAEMMAVRLPFDMGIEHSLRGHGPDFGLGRGRAADRRHPGGGADPLCRRAGKREGK; translated from the coding sequence ATGAAGCGCTTCGCCCGCGACGTAGGCGTCTGGCTTGGGACCGAGCTCGACTCCGACGGCGACACGCCGTTCGGTCTGGCCGATCTCGGCGAACCCGAACTGGGGTCGTTCAGCCTGGCAGAGATGATGGCAGTCCGCCTGCCATTCGATATGGGAATCGAGCACTCTCTTCGAGGGCATGGTCCCGATTTCGGTCTGGGTCGAGGCCGCGCGGCGGACCGGCGGCATCCGGGAGGCGGAGCCGATCCCCTATGCCGCCGCGCGGGCAAGCGGGAGGGCAAGTGA
- a CDS encoding avidin/streptavidin family protein, whose product MKRFLGLLLIAQFLFLSGEVMAQGLPAPSYWKNERGSELFIWSANNGAIQGTFTNHAQGFACQGIPYPASGAVGPTGLYFVVTFAQCNSFTRWVGKTNGAQMPTSWTLFYVDKNGKPSKLKGADIFTRVW is encoded by the coding sequence ATGAAGAGATTTCTCGGACTTTTGCTTATCGCTCAATTCTTGTTTCTTTCCGGCGAGGTTATGGCGCAGGGGCTTCCTGCTCCCTCATACTGGAAGAACGAACGGGGCTCGGAACTGTTTATTTGGTCAGCTAATAACGGGGCAATACAAGGGACTTTCACAAATCATGCTCAAGGGTTTGCGTGCCAGGGCATTCCTTATCCTGCATCGGGAGCTGTTGGTCCAACTGGCTTGTATTTTGTTGTTACTTTTGCCCAATGCAATTCCTTTACTCGTTGGGTCGGAAAAACTAACGGCGCTCAAATGCCCACGTCATGGACGCTGTTCTACGTTGATAAGAACGGGAAGCCTAGCAAGTTGAAGGGCGCAGATATATTCACGCGCGTATGGTAG
- a CDS encoding AAA family ATPase, with protein MPLDPKHLIELTDAALSADYTRVRRIAGNLARELAKAGNEAAAKELRALVRKRGVPLRASGYVETLPVDSKSRLPLVEEQSWPDNPIFLNEAGNRVFRDFLTDVQHVDELSAKGLASRLNLLLSGPPGTGKSLLAGHIAASLGRPFYVVRLDSVITSLLGDTGKNIRTVFDFVPSRNAVLFLDEMDAIAKLRDDRNELGELKRVVNTVIQGLDSLDPHAVVVAATNHAHLLDPAIWRRFPYKIEFGPPEVEVRADLWKHFLFEDKDGEQIADPLSVLSEGLSGADIETIALTARRHALLDKRDIDFGAVALAILNFRAGGSSMPQRTALEPEQKKQLAQGLKEKVSAANIARLLGVTRQAVYQYFKQEE; from the coding sequence GTGCCCCTCGACCCCAAACACCTCATTGAACTGACGGATGCGGCTCTCTCGGCCGACTACACCCGAGTGCGTCGTATCGCGGGCAACCTCGCGCGCGAGCTTGCAAAGGCTGGCAATGAGGCCGCTGCTAAAGAGTTGAGGGCGCTTGTTCGCAAGCGTGGAGTGCCCCTCAGGGCGTCCGGATACGTGGAGACACTTCCGGTCGACTCAAAATCGCGCCTGCCTCTCGTTGAAGAGCAGTCGTGGCCCGATAATCCGATTTTTCTTAATGAAGCAGGAAATCGAGTATTCCGCGATTTCCTCACGGATGTTCAACACGTCGACGAGCTTAGCGCCAAAGGTCTCGCTTCTCGCCTCAATCTTCTGCTGTCTGGTCCTCCCGGTACGGGCAAGTCCTTGCTCGCCGGTCACATCGCCGCAAGCCTCGGGCGACCATTCTACGTGGTTCGTCTTGATTCCGTGATTACGTCACTACTTGGCGATACCGGCAAGAACATCCGGACGGTCTTCGACTTCGTGCCTTCTAGGAATGCGGTGCTGTTCCTGGACGAAATGGATGCCATCGCCAAGCTTCGGGACGATAGGAACGAGCTCGGTGAGCTCAAGCGGGTGGTAAATACCGTCATTCAGGGTCTCGATTCACTAGATCCGCACGCGGTCGTTGTTGCGGCTACAAACCATGCTCATTTGCTCGACCCAGCTATTTGGCGCCGCTTTCCCTACAAAATCGAATTTGGCCCACCGGAGGTCGAGGTGCGCGCCGACCTTTGGAAGCACTTCCTGTTTGAGGATAAGGACGGCGAGCAAATCGCTGATCCCCTTTCTGTTCTGTCAGAGGGGTTATCCGGCGCCGACATAGAGACAATCGCGCTGACGGCGCGGAGACACGCGCTACTCGACAAGCGGGATATCGACTTTGGAGCGGTTGCGCTGGCCATTCTCAACTTCAGGGCCGGTGGGTCTTCAATGCCGCAACGCACGGCGCTTGAACCGGAGCAGAAGAAGCAACTCGCTCAGGGATTGAAAGAAAAGGTTTCCGCAGCCAATATTGCGCGTTTGCTCGGCGTAACCCGCCAAGCTGTCTATCAATATTTCAAACAGGAGGAATAG
- a CDS encoding DUF6527 family protein encodes MNAVLRTLLLFLVWLGVIAKPRYLTRYAEQHPSVSELSDDDFVIVRTGSFTKWACFKCPCGCNQKIALSLQTDRRPSWTVVVDWLQRPTVMPSVHQLAGCLSHFWIRRGNVEWTGSLRSLNDRRYNDQTSKIHPLS; translated from the coding sequence ATGAACGCAGTCCTTAGAACCCTTCTGCTTTTCCTCGTTTGGCTTGGTGTCATCGCGAAGCCGCGCTACTTGACGCGCTACGCTGAACAACATCCGTCTGTTTCAGAACTATCCGATGACGACTTTGTCATCGTCAGGACGGGCAGTTTCACCAAATGGGCGTGCTTCAAATGCCCATGTGGGTGCAACCAGAAAATTGCCCTTTCTTTACAAACGGACCGGCGGCCATCGTGGACCGTCGTTGTCGATTGGCTTCAACGGCCAACCGTCATGCCGTCCGTACACCAGCTTGCAGGCTGCCTATCTCACTTTTGGATACGGCGCGGTAATGTCGAGTGGACCGGTAGTTTACGTTCGCTTAACGATAGGAGATACAATGACCAAACTTCCAAAATACACCCTCTCTCATAA
- a CDS encoding DNA methyltransferase, giving the protein MTEVALTQFYGIELTDFATETAKLSLWIAEYQMNEMFKATFGKAPPALPLRESGNIVHGNAAFVDWTQVCPLTDDRETYIVGNPPYLGRADQTKEQKADMAKIFAPLGVSYKSLDYVACWYVKAAHYCKSSRAQCALVTTNSICQGEQVALLRPIIYKNELEIGFAHQPFKWRNSAAKNAAVTCVIVGIRSISEANKVLYSDAYHRRVTNISPYLVEGEDIFVTKRRAPISFEKDMTFGSMANDGGNLLLSASEKDEILARYPEATKFFKRLYGSQEFSKGTERWCLWIEDRDVDAAEEIPPIRSRIEAVRAARSDSDRESTAELAAVPHRFAEVRHKESDAIIVPKNTSERRFYITAGFIEAGSVISDLAFAVYDADPYIFSIISSRLHYVWGASVGGRFKMDPRYSNTLVYNTFPIPKLSDEQKASLEDLAVEVLGARETHPGKTISWLYDPDNMPSNRHGLLAEVATSMKEPASVDEILDMDDDLLSSPNDDIFTMRHARTKAARPDKVSERKPARDFDRFKPLFDECVGDLVSGKPKSLNFANEQEINAGEFFILNGVMVYVAEVNDPHFRNGKRNACLRLILENGTEGEDLLRSLATELYKDLSGRRISSAEAGPLFGSPSEVERVSAPASRITGCIYVVKSLSNASEIAELDGRLFKIGFTTGSFEDRVRDAKDDPTFRFAPVHPVRTYDAVDLNTGKFEYLLHRFFAETRLNIEIKDRFGKPFKPKEWFLLKLPTIEDAIAMLLDGKILNQVYDAKLCQIVRRSL; this is encoded by the coding sequence ATGACGGAGGTCGCCCTCACACAATTCTACGGCATCGAGCTCACCGACTTCGCAACCGAAACCGCGAAGCTATCGCTGTGGATTGCCGAGTATCAAATGAACGAAATGTTCAAAGCGACGTTTGGCAAGGCACCTCCGGCTCTCCCGCTACGCGAAAGCGGTAACATCGTCCACGGCAATGCCGCATTTGTCGACTGGACGCAGGTCTGTCCTCTGACCGATGATCGGGAAACGTATATCGTTGGCAACCCTCCCTACCTGGGACGGGCTGATCAAACGAAGGAACAGAAGGCTGATATGGCGAAGATCTTCGCGCCTCTCGGAGTCAGCTACAAAAGCCTCGATTACGTCGCCTGCTGGTACGTGAAAGCTGCGCACTACTGCAAATCAAGCAGAGCGCAGTGCGCGTTGGTTACAACAAACTCTATTTGCCAGGGGGAGCAAGTGGCCCTCCTTCGGCCCATCATTTACAAGAATGAGCTTGAGATCGGATTTGCCCATCAGCCGTTCAAGTGGCGGAACAGCGCGGCGAAAAATGCGGCTGTGACGTGTGTGATCGTCGGAATTCGATCAATTTCCGAGGCTAACAAGGTTCTGTATAGCGATGCTTATCACCGTCGGGTAACAAACATCAGTCCGTATCTTGTAGAAGGCGAGGATATCTTCGTTACGAAGAGGCGCGCTCCGATTTCCTTCGAGAAGGATATGACATTCGGCAGCATGGCCAATGACGGCGGCAATCTCCTTTTGTCCGCGTCGGAGAAAGACGAAATACTGGCTCGCTATCCCGAAGCTACGAAGTTCTTCAAGCGCCTCTATGGTTCGCAGGAGTTCTCCAAGGGCACCGAGAGGTGGTGTCTATGGATCGAGGATCGCGACGTGGATGCTGCGGAGGAAATCCCTCCGATCCGCTCTCGCATAGAGGCAGTCAGGGCGGCTCGATCAGACAGTGATCGAGAGAGTACGGCTGAGCTCGCCGCGGTGCCCCATCGCTTTGCTGAAGTGAGGCATAAGGAAAGCGATGCAATCATTGTGCCCAAAAATACGTCGGAGCGGCGTTTCTACATCACAGCCGGTTTCATCGAGGCTGGAAGCGTCATCTCCGACCTGGCCTTTGCGGTCTACGATGCCGACCCGTACATCTTTTCGATCATCTCATCCCGGCTGCACTATGTGTGGGGAGCTTCGGTAGGCGGACGATTCAAGATGGACCCCCGGTATTCCAACACGCTTGTTTATAATACGTTTCCAATCCCGAAGCTCTCAGACGAACAGAAGGCGTCGCTCGAGGACCTTGCTGTGGAGGTGCTCGGCGCGCGCGAGACGCATCCCGGTAAAACGATTTCCTGGCTATATGATCCCGACAACATGCCGAGTAACCGCCACGGTCTATTGGCGGAGGTGGCAACCAGCATGAAAGAGCCCGCAAGTGTCGATGAGATTCTCGACATGGATGACGACCTGCTGAGTTCTCCGAACGACGATATCTTTACGATGAGGCACGCTCGGACCAAAGCGGCCCGACCAGATAAAGTATCGGAACGAAAGCCAGCCCGGGATTTTGACCGCTTCAAGCCATTGTTTGATGAGTGTGTGGGCGATTTGGTTTCCGGCAAGCCCAAGAGCTTGAATTTTGCCAATGAGCAAGAGATCAATGCTGGTGAGTTCTTCATTCTGAACGGTGTGATGGTCTATGTTGCGGAAGTAAACGACCCTCACTTCCGCAATGGAAAGCGAAATGCTTGTCTTCGCCTTATTCTCGAGAATGGCACTGAAGGGGAGGATCTTCTCAGATCTCTAGCCACCGAGCTTTATAAAGATCTGAGTGGCCGACGCATTTCCAGCGCCGAGGCGGGCCCACTTTTCGGCTCGCCATCTGAAGTGGAAAGGGTTTCGGCTCCGGCGAGTCGTATAACGGGCTGCATTTACGTGGTGAAGAGCCTATCTAACGCGTCTGAGATTGCTGAACTTGACGGGCGCCTCTTCAAGATTGGGTTCACGACCGGCTCATTCGAGGACCGCGTTCGGGATGCTAAAGATGACCCCACATTCCGCTTTGCACCAGTTCATCCGGTTAGAACCTACGACGCGGTGGACCTAAACACGGGAAAATTCGAGTACTTACTTCATAGGTTCTTCGCCGAGACGCGCCTCAACATTGAAATCAAGGACCGGTTTGGAAAGCCCTTCAAACCTAAAGAGTGGTTCCTATTGAAACTTCCCACGATTGAAGACGCCATCGCTATGCTTCTGGACGGCAAGATTCTCAATCAGGTGTACGATGCCAAGCTTTGCCAAATTGTCCGTAGAAGTCTCTGA
- a CDS encoding multiubiquitin domain-containing protein, which yields MLQNQEINPHGHPHPGSFQILVAGTDLQFRPLTLTDPEPTGRQIIDAAGGRPPEEYAVLEWLADGSLERLRLDETTDLRKPGAERFIVAKSDREYRFEIDGKDQEWPEATITREVLLKLAGQDPTQFSVWQEFKNQPDKEVLAGHPANLAEKGVERFYTVMKHTTEGNHGSPSHS from the coding sequence ATGTTGCAAAATCAAGAAATTAACCCTCACGGCCACCCCCACCCGGGCAGTTTTCAGATTCTGGTGGCTGGAACTGACCTCCAGTTCCGCCCCCTGACGCTGACCGATCCGGAGCCCACCGGCCGTCAGATCATCGACGCGGCGGGTGGACGCCCTCCCGAAGAGTACGCAGTGCTTGAGTGGCTCGCCGATGGCTCCCTTGAGCGTCTTCGTCTCGATGAGACGACCGATCTGCGTAAGCCGGGCGCGGAACGATTCATCGTCGCAAAGAGCGACCGCGAGTACCGCTTCGAGATCGACGGCAAGGATCAGGAATGGCCGGAGGCAACCATCACTCGTGAAGTGCTGCTCAAGCTGGCCGGTCAAGATCCGACGCAATTCTCGGTCTGGCAGGAGTTCAAGAACCAGCCCGACAAGGAAGTGCTAGCCGGTCATCCCGCGAACCTTGCCGAGAAGGGCGTCGAGCGCTTCTACACGGTCATGAAACACACCACGGAGGGCAATCATGGCAGTCCTTCCCATTCGTGA
- a CDS encoding DEAD/DEAH box helicase — MRKSRKPIKRSRSPASKSNPTLWAIAKALFANDVARDRAYTLRRYQVETAIRAVEIALAGRNAGIELPTGTGKTLIACLVAALWKKLRPTSRVLLIVPSRTLVVQHFDVALWIAKSLMVDRLTDDQSGDPGALRRTILRSDLLVSTPGILAGAVARGIADDVIASFDLVIVDEFDQFVVVDETDRETAVRYAELWQRLVRELPAAARYLVKSATLGFSSHQPKRRVMTKAQRRSALIGKLLNPVAITVPEQSYAAVIPFKPIQMSRVHDGNVAVLLEAVDVSKGKAHLRLDEAIGPVDYKDVERRAPQLCEGAANRSAQLRSGAGAMRSIFITSPVRQAFCSITKLMMMPQHILEDLTRDLGADFGDCKIKTRRNEIAYLEDVPILRDDRDDDHFYFLRGQKTDALQAIVTARAKARERGVLFLRTITLLEGLKPILAAARLPLFELTGEKTDHERKVAIDRFRKSTNGLLLMTRTTGGRGLDLPFAHYAVFYSPKSDPVTMWQEMSRIRSTVSTPKDIHVLCYGDREVSVLQQVVSALLAENRRVTCSQMDIP, encoded by the coding sequence TTGCGCAAAAGCCGTAAACCCATCAAACGTTCGCGTTCGCCGGCGTCGAAATCCAACCCAACGCTTTGGGCCATTGCCAAGGCGCTGTTTGCAAACGACGTTGCGCGTGATCGTGCCTATACGTTGCGGCGTTATCAGGTCGAGACCGCGATCCGCGCAGTTGAAATCGCCCTCGCGGGCCGGAACGCCGGAATTGAACTTCCAACCGGAACCGGCAAAACGCTGATCGCGTGCCTTGTGGCAGCGCTCTGGAAGAAATTGCGCCCCACTAGCCGCGTGCTGCTGATCGTGCCGTCACGCACCCTGGTCGTTCAGCACTTCGATGTGGCGCTCTGGATTGCGAAGAGCCTGATGGTGGACCGGCTGACCGATGACCAGTCCGGCGATCCCGGAGCGCTGCGACGGACGATTCTGCGAAGTGATCTTCTTGTTTCGACGCCTGGAATCCTCGCCGGGGCCGTCGCGCGCGGCATCGCCGATGACGTGATTGCGTCTTTCGATCTCGTGATTGTGGACGAGTTCGATCAGTTCGTTGTCGTTGACGAGACCGATCGAGAAACCGCTGTGCGATATGCCGAGCTCTGGCAACGGCTGGTACGGGAGCTTCCGGCCGCGGCGCGATATCTCGTCAAGTCGGCAACCCTCGGATTTTCGTCGCATCAGCCAAAGCGTCGAGTCATGACCAAAGCCCAGCGACGTTCAGCGTTGATTGGCAAGCTGCTCAACCCTGTGGCGATTACAGTTCCCGAACAGAGTTATGCCGCGGTAATTCCGTTCAAACCAATCCAGATGTCCCGAGTGCACGATGGCAATGTCGCCGTTCTGCTTGAAGCTGTCGACGTCTCGAAAGGCAAAGCCCACCTCCGACTCGATGAGGCAATTGGTCCGGTGGACTACAAAGACGTCGAGCGGCGCGCGCCGCAATTGTGCGAAGGCGCGGCGAATCGTTCGGCTCAGCTTCGTTCGGGAGCGGGTGCGATGCGCTCCATCTTCATTACAAGCCCGGTGCGTCAGGCGTTCTGCAGCATCACCAAACTGATGATGATGCCGCAACATATCCTCGAAGACCTGACGAGGGATCTGGGAGCAGACTTCGGTGACTGCAAGATTAAGACCCGGCGCAACGAGATTGCATATCTGGAAGATGTTCCGATCCTGCGCGATGATCGTGATGACGACCACTTTTACTTCCTGCGTGGCCAAAAGACCGATGCGCTCCAGGCGATCGTGACGGCGCGCGCGAAAGCCAGAGAGCGTGGCGTGCTGTTTCTGCGCACCATCACGCTCCTGGAAGGATTGAAGCCGATCCTGGCGGCCGCGCGCCTTCCGCTGTTCGAACTCACGGGGGAGAAGACTGACCATGAAAGAAAAGTAGCGATCGACCGGTTTCGTAAAAGCACCAACGGTCTGCTTCTCATGACTCGTACTACCGGAGGGCGAGGTCTCGATCTTCCTTTCGCCCACTATGCAGTCTTCTATTCCCCAAAGTCGGATCCGGTGACGATGTGGCAGGAGATGTCGCGCATTCGATCGACTGTATCGACTCCAAAAGATATCCATGTGCTCTGCTACGGCGACAGAGAGGTTTCAGTGCTGCAGCAAGTGGTGAGCGCGCTATTGGCGGAGAATCGGCGGGTGACCTGTTCGCAGATGGATATTCCCTGA
- a CDS encoding S8 family peptidase → MPSFAGTTHLVVRMFSEDSLAPTHTPDDLFSPVNGCRLVAPYRGGYLIEADLERLDHLARAIEHPVNYPVQADISRVESLSSFTPADRIRGRTIDDLWQAAPEEDGARLFVVWLAPFRTPQAREVLLERVDLLSRQQILLPSFPSVRLLSGPDTTGSRDLTSQRQSGIARAMRNYRNTGVGRGTVRIASREALGALLASGASYRVDPVRTVRVAAPGEGTHPAIPVDLDNAPIVGVVDGGLHAPSYAPAEAWRAPKLVTDAEADRRHGSAISSLVVQGHAWNTNRLLPDLNCRIGTVQAVPARNTNARVDEQDLIDHLAAAMRAHPETKIWNISANQVGDDPETVSLLGHELTVLSRHFGVLPVVSVGNVAASGGTSPEPPADCEAAIVVGGRQADANGGPADPCPRCLGGPGPDGMLRPDVSWFSQLRMLGGVTDVGSSYPTALVSSLAAHTFENLRNPTPDLVKALLVSASELEEHHPQLGWGTPYHGTMPWSCAPGTVALTWTAQLLPGVAYYWTGIPIPPEMVHNGKLLGRATLTAVLKPVVSPFAETNYFATRLETSLQQPAKNGEWKSLLGSMMESTLPENDARENLKKWQPLRRHCRDFTKGGGLAYSGNQLRLYARVYARDLYQFGWQSNSDVGAQEVAFVLTLRGPNDEPSIYNSTAQMLGNFVESAVINQDIEINNQ, encoded by the coding sequence TTGCCGTCCTTTGCCGGAACAACGCACCTCGTGGTGCGCATGTTCTCAGAGGACTCATTGGCACCCACCCACACACCCGATGACCTATTTAGCCCGGTCAACGGCTGCCGTCTCGTTGCCCCGTACCGCGGAGGATACCTTATCGAGGCTGATCTGGAGCGGCTCGACCATCTCGCGAGGGCAATCGAGCATCCCGTCAATTACCCCGTCCAGGCCGACATATCCCGCGTTGAAAGCCTTTCGTCGTTCACACCAGCAGACAGGATACGCGGTCGAACGATCGACGACCTTTGGCAAGCGGCCCCCGAGGAGGACGGGGCACGATTATTTGTCGTGTGGCTGGCGCCTTTTCGTACACCTCAAGCCCGAGAGGTCTTGCTTGAACGTGTCGATCTACTTTCGCGGCAACAAATCCTCTTGCCGAGCTTCCCTAGTGTAAGGCTTCTGTCTGGCCCTGACACAACGGGTTCGCGCGATCTGACCTCTCAGCGTCAGTCAGGTATCGCGCGCGCGATGCGGAATTATCGTAACACCGGTGTCGGACGAGGCACCGTTCGTATCGCCTCCCGCGAGGCGCTTGGAGCGCTGCTTGCTTCCGGGGCGTCTTATAGGGTTGACCCCGTCCGCACGGTTCGGGTTGCGGCCCCCGGCGAAGGGACACATCCCGCGATTCCAGTTGACCTGGACAATGCACCGATCGTGGGCGTTGTAGACGGCGGCTTGCATGCGCCAAGTTACGCCCCAGCAGAAGCGTGGCGTGCGCCTAAGCTGGTGACCGATGCAGAGGCCGACCGCAGGCACGGCAGCGCTATCAGCTCGCTAGTTGTTCAAGGCCATGCCTGGAATACAAACCGTCTGCTGCCGGATCTAAATTGCCGTATCGGAACCGTGCAGGCGGTTCCTGCGCGCAACACCAACGCGAGAGTCGACGAACAGGATCTTATTGACCACCTGGCTGCGGCGATGAGGGCACATCCGGAGACGAAAATTTGGAACATCTCGGCAAACCAAGTTGGAGATGATCCCGAGACCGTAAGCCTTCTCGGTCACGAACTGACGGTTTTGAGCCGACACTTCGGCGTTCTGCCGGTCGTCTCGGTCGGTAACGTGGCTGCCTCTGGGGGTACCAGCCCCGAACCGCCAGCAGACTGCGAAGCTGCGATTGTGGTGGGCGGTCGTCAGGCGGATGCAAACGGCGGTCCTGCCGACCCCTGCCCCCGTTGTCTCGGAGGACCGGGACCTGACGGGATGCTCAGGCCGGACGTGTCCTGGTTCTCGCAGCTCCGGATGCTTGGCGGCGTCACTGACGTCGGCAGCAGCTATCCGACCGCACTGGTGTCGTCACTTGCTGCGCACACGTTTGAAAACCTACGAAATCCGACCCCCGATCTCGTCAAAGCACTCTTGGTAAGCGCGAGTGAGCTCGAAGAACATCATCCTCAGTTGGGATGGGGCACACCCTATCACGGCACGATGCCGTGGTCTTGTGCTCCCGGAACCGTTGCACTCACATGGACGGCTCAACTGCTGCCAGGAGTTGCTTACTATTGGACCGGAATCCCAATTCCGCCGGAAATGGTGCACAACGGCAAGCTGCTTGGGCGCGCGACCCTGACTGCGGTACTCAAGCCGGTAGTGTCGCCCTTTGCCGAGACCAACTACTTCGCTACACGGCTGGAGACGTCGCTTCAGCAGCCCGCAAAGAACGGCGAGTGGAAATCCTTGTTGGGCTCGATGATGGAATCGACTCTTCCCGAGAACGATGCGCGCGAGAACCTCAAGAAATGGCAGCCTCTACGGAGGCATTGTCGAGATTTCACGAAGGGAGGCGGCTTGGCCTACTCTGGCAATCAACTGCGCCTCTACGCCCGGGTGTACGCGCGCGACCTGTACCAATTCGGTTGGCAGAGCAACAGCGATGTCGGCGCACAAGAAGTAGCGTTTGTGCTTACCCTGCGTGGGCCGAATGACGAGCCGTCAATCTACAACTCGACGGCTCAGATGTTGGGCAATTTCGTGGAGAGTGCAGTGATCAACCAGGATATTGAAATCAACAACCAATAA